A region of Microcoleus sp. bin38.metabat.b11b12b14.051 DNA encodes the following proteins:
- the arsC gene encoding arsenate reductase, glutathione/glutaredoxin type, with translation MKKVMFVCKRNSCRSQMAEGFAKTIGKDKISVTSSGLESSRVHPTAIQVMSEIGIDITNQTSNALSEFNAEDYDAVISLCGCGVNLPEAWVLREVFEDWQLDDPDGQPIATFHRVRGEIKARVEKLVDSLKQD, from the coding sequence ATGAAAAAAGTAATGTTCGTGTGCAAAAGAAACTCCTGCCGATCGCAAATGGCAGAAGGATTCGCTAAAACCATCGGCAAAGACAAGATTTCCGTCACCAGTTCCGGCTTAGAATCAAGCAGAGTTCATCCGACAGCAATTCAAGTCATGTCAGAAATTGGCATTGATATCACAAATCAAACATCTAACGCCTTAAGCGAATTCAACGCCGAAGACTACGACGCAGTAATTTCTCTGTGCGGCTGCGGCGTGAATTTACCCGAAGCCTGGGTATTGCGAGAAGTATTTGAAGATTGGCAACTCGATGACCCCGATGGACAACCGATCGCAACTTTTCACCGCGTTCGAGGTGAAATTAAAGCACGAGTTGAAAAATTAGTAGACTCTCTCAAACAAGATTAA
- the arsH gene encoding arsenical resistance protein ArsH: MGNFTHKPRILFLYGSLRERSYSRLLAEESARIIEEFGAEVRFFAPLELPIYGSVPDTHPKVQELRELSLWSEGQVWSSPEMHGNITGIMKNQIDWIPLSIGAVRPTQGRTLAVMQVSGGSQSFNAVNTLRILGRWMRMFTIPNQSSVAKAYQEFNDDGTMKDSPFRDRAIDVMEELYKFTLLLREEVDYLTDRHSERKEQAAKNHPAIEIAATQTKPASAG, from the coding sequence ATGGGAAATTTTACGCACAAACCGAGAATTTTGTTTTTATACGGCTCTTTGCGAGAGCGTTCCTACAGCCGTTTGTTGGCGGAAGAATCGGCTCGAATTATTGAGGAATTTGGCGCAGAAGTTCGGTTTTTCGCTCCTCTGGAATTGCCGATTTATGGCAGCGTTCCTGATACCCATCCCAAGGTTCAGGAGTTGCGGGAATTGAGTTTGTGGTCGGAGGGTCAAGTGTGGTCTAGTCCAGAAATGCACGGCAATATTACGGGCATTATGAAAAATCAAATTGACTGGATTCCTTTAAGTATTGGGGCTGTGAGACCGACTCAAGGTCGCACTTTGGCGGTGATGCAGGTTAGTGGCGGTTCGCAGTCTTTTAATGCTGTGAATACTTTGAGGATTTTGGGCCGCTGGATGCGGATGTTTACGATTCCTAATCAGTCTTCGGTGGCGAAGGCTTATCAGGAATTTAATGATGATGGGACGATGAAAGATTCGCCTTTTCGCGATCGCGCGATCGATGTTATGGAGGAATTGTACAAGTTTACCTTGCTGTTGCGCGAGGAAGTTGACTATTTGACCGATCGGCATAGCGAACGCAAGGAACAAGCGGCAAAGAATCACCCGGCGATTGAAATCGCGGCGACACAGACAAAACCTGCCTCCGCAGGTTGA
- a CDS encoding MIP/aquaporin family protein has product MGATADKLASGKNRDCSREAIAECLGTFMLVFVGTGAVMVNKISGGSVTHLGVSLVFGAVVCAMIYAIGHISGAHLNPAVTLGFWASGFFPKYKVLPYILAQCAGAIAASILLLITLGKVANLGATIPLNGNWLQSLILETVLTFILMFVILGSGLDRRAHIGFAGIAIGLTVGLEAAFMGPITGASMNPARSLGPALISGIWQHHWVYWVAPIWGAQLAVAVYRQISNGFRDFN; this is encoded by the coding sequence ATGGGTGCAACAGCAGATAAGTTAGCTTCGGGCAAAAATCGAGATTGCAGCCGAGAAGCGATCGCGGAATGCCTCGGGACGTTTATGCTAGTTTTTGTCGGCACCGGCGCTGTGATGGTGAACAAAATTAGCGGTGGTTCTGTCACTCATTTGGGTGTTAGTTTGGTGTTTGGTGCAGTTGTATGTGCGATGATTTACGCGATCGGGCATATCAGCGGCGCGCACTTGAACCCAGCCGTAACCTTAGGATTTTGGGCGAGCGGGTTTTTCCCCAAATACAAAGTTTTGCCTTATATTTTGGCTCAGTGTGCAGGGGCGATCGCAGCTTCGATACTGCTGCTAATTACCTTAGGAAAAGTGGCAAATCTCGGTGCAACTATCCCTCTTAACGGCAATTGGTTGCAGTCTCTAATTTTAGAGACTGTTCTGACTTTTATCCTGATGTTTGTGATTCTGGGTTCGGGACTTGACAGGCGCGCTCATATCGGATTTGCGGGGATAGCAATTGGCTTGACTGTAGGCTTAGAAGCTGCATTTATGGGGCCGATTACGGGAGCGAGTATGAATCCGGCGCGATCGCTCGGCCCGGCCTTAATTAGTGGCATTTGGCAACACCACTGGGTTTACTGGGTTGCTCCGATTTGGGGTGCACAGTTAGCAGTCGCGGTTTACCGACAAATATCTAACGGATTTCGAGATTTTAATTAA
- a CDS encoding metalloregulator ArsR/SmtB family transcription factor → MVKKSTVTPDSIARQISEKLVSAGFHALSDPLRIQILELLREQELCVCDLCDRLCVPQSKLSFHLKTLKEADLVRSRQESRWIYYSLNLAQFVALEQYLAEYRRFSQMLPARPCADAG, encoded by the coding sequence ATGGTTAAAAAATCTACGGTTACGCCTGATTCGATTGCGCGGCAGATTTCAGAAAAACTCGTCTCTGCTGGCTTTCACGCTCTTTCTGACCCCCTGCGGATTCAGATTTTGGAGTTGCTGCGCGAACAGGAGTTGTGTGTTTGCGATTTGTGCGATCGGCTTTGTGTACCTCAGTCTAAACTCTCTTTCCACCTCAAAACCCTAAAAGAAGCCGATTTAGTTCGCAGCCGCCAAGAAAGCCGCTGGATCTACTACAGCCTCAATTTAGCTCAGTTTGTCGCCCTGGAACAGTACCTCGCTGAGTATCGCCGTTTCAGCCAGATGCTCCCGGCGCGCCCTTGTGCTGATGCGGGTTGA
- a CDS encoding HEAT repeat domain-containing protein encodes MTTLSLEQIAAKLESENSADRMVALANLRNVPAAEAVPLIKKVLNDESLQVRSMAVFALGVKPTAECYPILVKLLETDPDYGIRADAAGALGYLEDIRAFEALVRAFYEDTQWLVRFSAAVSLGNLKDPRARDVLLKALDCEQVVIQQAAISALGEIKDMGAIDRILNFAQSEDWLIRQRLAEALGNLPSVKSVSALKYLEKDKNSQVSQAATISLDRLSKAESSVDS; translated from the coding sequence ATGACAACTTTAAGCTTAGAGCAAATTGCGGCCAAGTTAGAAAGCGAAAATTCAGCCGATCGCATGGTGGCTTTGGCAAACTTGCGGAACGTACCTGCTGCGGAGGCGGTACCTTTGATTAAAAAGGTGTTGAACGACGAAAGTTTGCAAGTGCGATCGATGGCTGTGTTTGCTCTCGGAGTCAAACCGACAGCAGAATGCTATCCCATTTTAGTCAAATTGCTAGAAACTGACCCGGATTACGGGATTCGCGCTGATGCTGCGGGTGCTTTGGGCTATCTGGAAGATATCAGAGCTTTTGAGGCTTTGGTGCGAGCTTTTTACGAAGATACGCAATGGCTGGTACGCTTCAGTGCAGCGGTTTCTCTGGGAAATCTCAAAGATCCGCGGGCTCGCGATGTGCTGCTGAAAGCTCTCGACTGCGAGCAAGTGGTGATCCAGCAGGCGGCAATTTCGGCGTTGGGAGAAATTAAGGACATGGGCGCGATCGATCGCATCCTCAACTTTGCTCAATCGGAAGATTGGCTGATCCGCCAGAGGCTGGCTGAAGCTTTGGGCAATTTGCCAAGTGTCAAGAGCGTTTCGGCTTTGAAATACTTAGAAAAAGACAAAAATTCTCAAGTATCTCAAGCGGCAACAATTTCTCTCGATCGGCTTTCAAAAGCAGAATCTTCAGTTGACAGTTGA
- a CDS encoding CBS domain-containing protein produces the protein MPFYHPPFYSSALEQAIDRYPLTAGPETSLAVAIALMSQLQNSCPLVKAALVSDRGTVTESSAPDKVRARCVLVVQNQQIVTTGNLSENPSRGLLIGILTPADLVRLIASGTIDSQQKVALHKIPISEVMSPVSVSLTESDDQDVFTALSLFRQHRIRYLPIVNQFRHLVGVLTRERIRQVLQPSNILKLRRVAELMTTPITAPHTASLLKITELMSAHQVSCVVITKNKELTMEKPKDDSTSIFQYSFHQPLGILTEYDIVQAQFIELNFEQTPAQKVMRTPLQFLQPSDSLWTAHKQMQHQQVQRLVVCGGRGELLGIITQTSLLRVLDPTEMYRVVKQLQQSVYQLQSEKLELLQSRNAKLEQQVRERTAKLHEQVQRDRLLTKISLRIHQSLNLEEILHASVDEVRQVLHADRVAIVRWESSNFGIFVAESVAENWSSILGEIMPDNIWQEDALAIENEIYAVADIDKASFSPEKYARFQQAQIKAYLIVPILQDGNLWGMMCVHQCSNSRNWQTSELDLLLQLATQIAIAIQQAQLYQQVQNLNTDLECQVQERTAQLQQKIQELQHLNVLKDEFLSTVSHELRTPLANMKMAIHMLRISPTLDRRQIYLDILETECTRETDLINALLDLQRLEAATCPIDLEPVNLEIWLPTIIDPFYSRAQNRHQHLRVECERQLPTISSNRASLGRILAELLNNACKYTANDGQISVRVECKNRKKEYITPEKNPQPASVMISEIQFTLSNQSSISIEELPRIFEKFYRVPNADPWKQGGTGLGLALVQKLVEQLEGKIEVESSNGWTNFIVKFPTQPEGN, from the coding sequence ATGCCCTTTTATCACCCGCCGTTTTACTCCTCAGCCTTGGAACAGGCGATCGACCGCTACCCCCTAACAGCCGGGCCCGAAACTTCCTTAGCAGTGGCGATCGCCCTGATGAGTCAGTTACAAAACAGTTGTCCCCTAGTCAAAGCAGCTTTAGTCTCTGACCGGGGGACGGTGACGGAATCCTCCGCGCCGGACAAGGTGCGGGCCCGCTGCGTGCTCGTCGTGCAGAACCAGCAGATTGTTACCACCGGAAATTTATCAGAAAACCCCAGCCGCGGGCTGTTAATCGGCATTTTAACTCCCGCCGACTTAGTGAGGCTGATCGCTTCAGGTACAATAGACAGCCAGCAAAAAGTAGCCCTGCACAAAATACCAATTTCTGAAGTGATGTCCCCGGTGTCGGTTTCCCTCACAGAATCCGACGACCAAGACGTGTTTACCGCTTTATCGTTATTTCGCCAGCACCGAATTCGCTATTTGCCTATAGTCAATCAATTTCGCCACTTGGTAGGAGTGCTGACGCGGGAAAGAATTCGCCAAGTATTGCAGCCTTCAAACATTCTCAAATTGCGGCGGGTAGCTGAATTGATGACTACGCCAATTACAGCGCCCCACACCGCCTCGCTGCTGAAAATAACCGAACTGATGTCCGCTCATCAAGTCAGTTGCGTAGTAATTACAAAAAACAAAGAATTGACAATGGAGAAACCCAAAGATGACTCTACCTCCATTTTTCAATATTCCTTTCACCAACCCCTGGGAATCCTGACCGAATACGACATCGTGCAAGCACAGTTTATCGAACTAAATTTCGAGCAAACTCCGGCTCAAAAAGTCATGAGAACTCCCCTGCAATTTCTGCAACCTTCCGATTCCCTGTGGACGGCGCACAAACAAATGCAGCACCAACAAGTGCAGCGGTTGGTCGTGTGCGGGGGGCGCGGCGAACTCTTGGGAATTATTACCCAAACCAGCTTGCTCAGAGTCCTCGATCCCACAGAAATGTACCGAGTTGTCAAACAGTTGCAGCAATCAGTTTATCAACTGCAATCGGAAAAATTGGAACTGCTGCAAAGCCGCAATGCTAAATTGGAGCAGCAGGTGCGCGAACGGACTGCCAAACTCCACGAACAGGTGCAGCGCGATCGGCTGTTAACTAAAATTTCCTTGCGGATTCACCAATCCTTAAACCTCGAAGAGATTCTGCACGCCAGCGTCGATGAAGTCCGGCAAGTTTTGCACGCCGACAGAGTAGCGATCGTGCGTTGGGAGTCGAGCAACTTTGGCATTTTTGTGGCAGAATCCGTTGCCGAAAATTGGTCTTCTATCTTGGGAGAAATCATGCCAGATAATATTTGGCAAGAAGACGCGCTGGCAATAGAAAATGAGATTTATGCAGTCGCCGACATCGACAAAGCTAGTTTTAGTCCCGAAAAATATGCGCGTTTCCAGCAAGCACAAATCAAAGCTTATTTAATTGTACCAATTTTGCAAGACGGCAATTTGTGGGGGATGATGTGCGTCCATCAGTGTTCAAACTCCAGGAATTGGCAGACTTCGGAATTGGATTTGCTGCTGCAACTGGCAACTCAAATCGCGATCGCCATTCAGCAAGCCCAACTATACCAACAAGTACAAAATCTCAATACCGATCTCGAATGTCAAGTCCAAGAACGCACCGCCCAATTGCAGCAAAAAATTCAGGAACTCCAGCATTTAAACGTCCTCAAAGATGAATTTCTCAGCACAGTTTCTCACGAACTCCGGACGCCTTTAGCTAATATGAAAATGGCAATTCATATGCTGAGAATTTCTCCAACACTAGATCGCCGCCAGATTTATTTAGACATTTTAGAAACAGAATGTACTAGAGAAACAGATTTGATTAATGCTTTACTCGATTTGCAGCGCCTCGAAGCAGCAACTTGTCCTATCGACCTCGAACCAGTAAATTTAGAAATCTGGCTACCTACAATTATCGACCCGTTTTACAGCCGCGCCCAAAACCGCCACCAGCATTTGCGAGTAGAGTGCGAACGCCAACTACCCACGATCAGTTCCAACCGCGCTAGTTTGGGCAGAATTTTAGCAGAACTGCTCAACAATGCCTGTAAATATACTGCCAATGATGGCCAAATCTCTGTCAGGGTAGAGTGCAAAAATCGAAAAAAGGAATATATAACACCAGAGAAAAATCCGCAACCAGCAAGTGTGATGATTTCCGAAATTCAATTTACACTCAGCAATCAATCATCCATTTCAATAGAAGAATTACCTCGAATTTTTGAGAAATTTTATCGAGTTCCCAACGCCGACCCATGGAAACAAGGAGGTACAGGTTTGGGTTTAGCTTTAGTTCAAAAACTTGTCGAACAGTTGGAGGGAAAAATTGAGGTAGAAAGCAGCAATGGCTGGACTAATTTTATCGTTAAATTTCCTACCCAGCCGGAGGGAAATTAG
- a CDS encoding tyrosine-protein kinase domain-containing protein, translating into METEQDSHIVPISNQSRQVQQFSVDEGEELSAAPQKGLNLKPLFRTFGRQAIVIIGIIALAGGAVYFQIKQGKKTYQGDFRMLVEPVTTEARLADASALANRGEGGAVPNREFFSLDYATQLQILQSPQMLSAISKQVKNKYPEVTEEVLQKGLLVLRLGDNEITQTKILEVRFMGQDHKLVEFVLQEVKKKYLKYSLDERKTRIGQGVNFIEKQLPGLNKRVNDLKSELQVIQQQQKITDPKEQGAQLIVQVRTVETLELETQRLLQEQKTLYANLQKQLDFTPNEAIAASALSEEPQYKELLTKVKEVEGQIAVETARFKSANPIVEALERKRANLVALLNQQTQRILGQNLVGTEANSKVQNFQNSIRIGLIKQLVDTANQVQVLEARSQAIAQTKINLTRQAREFPSIARRYNELQQQLDIASRSRDQLLTQRETLRVQAAQSQVPWEIISEPRVPKDIKTGEPIPVASKNANKFFMAIVGGLVLGLLTAIIIEKLRNIFYCADDVKDAFDPPLLGVIPRDKNAKKFPPSIANAYAYLEGQQGNKKIASEFIEAFDSLYTNIRFLSSHRTIKSVAVGSASAGEGKSTVALNLAHVAALAGQRVLLVDANLHSPSLHLLLDLPNVKGLSNLLENKSEPSDIIQRSRIEDELFVLTAGLPIPGTARRLASSGMQYLMDELHATFDLVIYDTPPLADSKDANFLAARTDGILMVVAVRQAKFSAVKKVFSQLENFGIPCLGTVANYPTKGKKYQASQPSIVAEKNDYLNLAPVESGIRKLAPKKE; encoded by the coding sequence ATGGAAACAGAACAGGACTCTCATATCGTACCCATTAGCAACCAGAGCCGACAGGTGCAGCAATTTTCCGTTGACGAGGGAGAAGAGTTAAGCGCGGCGCCTCAGAAAGGATTGAATCTCAAGCCGTTGTTCAGGACTTTTGGGCGACAAGCCATAGTTATTATTGGGATTATCGCTCTAGCAGGCGGTGCAGTTTATTTTCAGATCAAGCAAGGTAAGAAAACATATCAAGGCGATTTTCGGATGCTGGTGGAACCCGTGACAACGGAGGCAAGACTTGCCGACGCATCTGCCCTCGCCAATCGCGGCGAGGGGGGGGCAGTGCCTAATCGAGAATTTTTTAGTTTGGACTATGCAACTCAACTTCAAATTCTCCAGAGTCCTCAAATGCTGTCGGCTATTTCTAAACAAGTCAAAAACAAATATCCAGAAGTTACTGAGGAAGTTCTTCAAAAAGGATTGCTCGTGTTGCGCCTCGGAGACAACGAGATTACGCAAACTAAAATTTTGGAAGTTCGCTTCATGGGGCAAGATCATAAATTAGTTGAGTTCGTTTTACAAGAAGTTAAAAAGAAATATTTAAAGTACAGCCTTGACGAACGCAAGACTCGCATTGGTCAAGGTGTTAATTTTATTGAAAAGCAGCTTCCGGGACTCAACAAGCGCGTAAATGACCTGAAGTCGGAGTTACAGGTGATACAGCAGCAGCAAAAGATTACCGATCCTAAAGAACAAGGCGCGCAATTGATCGTGCAAGTTCGCACCGTAGAAACTTTAGAGTTAGAAACTCAAAGGCTGCTGCAAGAACAAAAAACGCTGTACGCTAACTTGCAAAAACAATTAGATTTCACACCAAATGAAGCTATTGCTGCTTCAGCTTTAAGCGAAGAACCTCAATACAAAGAGTTGCTGACTAAGGTTAAGGAAGTAGAAGGTCAGATTGCTGTAGAAACAGCTAGGTTTAAATCTGCTAACCCGATAGTAGAAGCTTTAGAGCGCAAGCGGGCAAATTTAGTAGCTTTGCTCAACCAGCAAACGCAGCGAATTTTGGGGCAAAATTTGGTAGGCACTGAAGCCAATTCTAAAGTTCAGAATTTTCAAAATTCGATTCGCATCGGTTTGATCAAACAATTGGTTGATACTGCTAACCAAGTTCAAGTTTTAGAAGCTCGCAGTCAGGCGATCGCCCAAACTAAAATTAATTTGACCCGACAAGCAAGAGAATTCCCCAGTATAGCCCGCCGCTACAACGAACTGCAACAGCAATTAGACATAGCCTCCCGCAGCCGCGATCAACTTTTAACTCAGCGGGAAACTCTGCGCGTCCAAGCAGCTCAAAGTCAAGTACCTTGGGAAATTATTTCTGAGCCCCGGGTACCCAAAGATATCAAAACAGGCGAACCGATTCCCGTTGCCTCGAAAAATGCCAACAAATTTTTCATGGCAATTGTTGGGGGGCTGGTGTTGGGTCTGCTAACGGCTATTATTATTGAAAAGTTACGCAATATTTTCTACTGTGCTGATGATGTTAAAGATGCGTTTGACCCGCCTTTATTGGGAGTAATTCCTCGTGACAAAAATGCTAAAAAATTTCCGCCTTCTATTGCCAATGCCTATGCTTATCTGGAAGGACAGCAGGGAAACAAAAAAATCGCTTCGGAATTTATAGAAGCTTTTGACTCTCTTTATACTAATATCCGCTTTCTTTCTTCACATCGAACGATTAAGTCTGTGGCAGTGGGTTCGGCTAGCGCTGGTGAAGGCAAATCTACCGTTGCTTTAAACTTAGCTCACGTGGCAGCGCTGGCGGGTCAGCGAGTGCTGTTGGTAGACGCCAATTTGCATTCGCCCAGCTTGCACTTGCTGTTGGATTTGCCTAATGTCAAGGGATTGAGCAATTTGCTCGAAAATAAAAGCGAACCCAGTGACATTATCCAGCGATCGCGTATAGAAGACGAGCTTTTTGTATTAACTGCCGGTCTTCCGATTCCGGGTACTGCCAGACGGCTTGCCTCATCTGGGATGCAGTATTTAATGGATGAACTGCACGCAACATTTGACTTAGTTATCTACGATACGCCGCCGCTGGCTGACAGCAAAGATGCGAATTTTTTAGCGGCGCGCACAGATGGCATATTGATGGTTGTAGCCGTTCGTCAGGCAAAGTTTTCCGCAGTCAAAAAAGTTTTCAGTCAATTAGAAAATTTTGGCATCCCCTGCTTGGGCACAGTTGCCAATTACCCCACCAAAGGCAAAAAGTATCAAGCATCTCAACCATCAATTGTGGCAGAGAAAAACGACTATTTGAATTTGGCACCAGTAGAGTCTGGCATCCGCAAACTAGCTCCTAAAAAAGAGTGA
- a CDS encoding MFS transporter, with protein sequence MSNTSPPEPAADNPQSKKLSFSTKLAYGAGDLGPAITANVLVFFLLFFFTNVAGLAAGTASNILLIGKVWDAVNDPIVGVLSDRTSHPWGRRYPWMVYGAIPFGIFFFLQWIVPSKDPTILFWYYVAIGILFNTAYTAVNLPYTALTPELTQDYNERTSLNSFRFTFSIGGSILSLIIAQIIFALVKDDIQKYLILGGLCTIISVLPLYWCFFGTRKHVLSQLQENPIEDNSTSLPIGEQLRIAFNNRPFLYVIGIYLCSWLGVQLTASILPYFVINWMKLPPATFTQTAIAVQGTALAMLSVWSRVSQRYGKKAVYFMGMSLWIIAQAGLFFLQPGQVVQMYLLAVMAGVGVSTAYLVPWSMIPDVIELDELQTGERREGVFYSFMVLLQKIGLAVGLWLVGQALERAGFLATVQGQAAPVQPDSALFAIRVAIGPLPTIALIGGMILTYFYPITREVHAEILLKLREKKAQNQ encoded by the coding sequence ATGAGCAACACTTCCCCCCCTGAACCAGCCGCCGACAACCCCCAAAGCAAAAAACTCAGTTTCTCCACAAAGTTAGCATACGGTGCGGGAGACCTCGGTCCCGCAATTACTGCGAATGTTCTGGTGTTTTTTCTGCTGTTTTTCTTTACCAACGTGGCGGGTTTGGCTGCGGGGACTGCTAGCAACATTTTACTGATCGGCAAGGTTTGGGATGCGGTAAATGACCCGATTGTGGGGGTTTTGAGCGATCGCACTTCTCATCCCTGGGGCCGTCGCTATCCTTGGATGGTATACGGCGCAATTCCTTTCGGCATCTTCTTCTTTTTACAGTGGATTGTGCCTAGCAAAGATCCCACGATATTGTTTTGGTACTATGTGGCGATCGGCATTTTGTTTAACACCGCCTACACCGCCGTCAACCTGCCTTACACAGCCCTCACCCCAGAATTAACCCAAGACTACAACGAACGCACTAGCCTTAACAGTTTCCGGTTTACTTTCTCGATCGGCGGCAGCATTTTGTCCTTAATTATCGCGCAAATTATCTTTGCCTTAGTTAAAGATGACATCCAAAAATACTTAATATTAGGCGGACTCTGTACAATCATTTCAGTATTGCCTTTGTACTGGTGCTTTTTCGGGACCCGCAAACACGTCCTCTCTCAACTACAAGAAAATCCAATAGAAGACAATTCCACATCCTTGCCGATAGGAGAACAGTTGCGAATTGCCTTTAACAATCGCCCTTTTTTATACGTAATTGGAATTTACCTCTGTTCTTGGCTGGGAGTGCAATTAACTGCTTCGATTTTGCCTTACTTTGTCATCAACTGGATGAAACTGCCACCAGCAACTTTTACCCAAACTGCGATCGCCGTTCAAGGCACCGCACTCGCCATGTTATCTGTTTGGAGTAGAGTTAGCCAACGTTATGGGAAAAAAGCTGTTTATTTTATGGGCATGAGTTTGTGGATTATCGCCCAAGCCGGACTGTTTTTCCTGCAACCGGGACAAGTAGTCCAGATGTACCTGTTAGCAGTTATGGCTGGTGTCGGAGTTTCCACTGCTTATCTCGTACCTTGGTCGATGATACCGGATGTGATTGAACTCGACGAACTCCAAACAGGAGAAAGACGCGAAGGCGTATTCTATTCGTTTATGGTATTGCTGCAAAAAATTGGTTTGGCAGTAGGTTTGTGGTTGGTAGGCCAAGCATTAGAAAGAGCTGGATTTCTTGCCACCGTTCAGGGACAGGCTGCACCCGTACAGCCGGATTCTGCACTGTTCGCGATTCGAGTTGCGATCGGGCCACTGCCCACAATTGCTTTAATTGGTGGCATGATTCTCACATATTTTTATCCAATTACCCGCGAAGTTCATGCAGAAATTTTGTTGAAACTTCGAGAAAAGAAAGCACAGAATCAATAA
- a CDS encoding ATP-dependent Zn protease, giving the protein MKDTSLNIIAISIFAITVSIILGPLFNIPEAVPAIATFCLLGLATLDSFQWQGQGGTILVDLLGGSSQEKRDRILHHEAGHFLVAHLLGIPITSYALNALEAFKQGQTAQGGVRFEDEQLASQLENGTLSVQLLDQYCTVWMAGIVAEKFVYGSARGGAEDRTKISAILTQLRRPISEIQLKQNWGSLRAKNLIESHQSAYEALVAAMEKRATVAECCDIIQQNL; this is encoded by the coding sequence ATGAAAGACACTTCTTTGAATATTATCGCTATTTCTATCTTCGCCATCACCGTTTCGATCATATTGGGCCCCCTATTCAACATACCAGAGGCCGTACCTGCGATCGCCACCTTTTGCCTCTTGGGGCTAGCCACCCTCGACAGTTTCCAGTGGCAAGGTCAAGGCGGTACAATATTAGTAGATTTGCTGGGGGGAAGTTCTCAAGAAAAGCGCGATCGTATCCTCCACCACGAAGCCGGACACTTCCTCGTAGCGCATTTGTTGGGAATTCCCATCACCAGCTACGCCCTCAACGCTCTTGAAGCATTCAAACAAGGTCAAACAGCCCAAGGAGGCGTCCGATTTGAAGACGAACAACTAGCATCTCAACTCGAAAACGGCACTCTTTCCGTCCAACTTTTAGACCAATACTGCACCGTGTGGATGGCAGGAATAGTCGCCGAAAAATTTGTTTACGGCAGCGCCAGAGGAGGAGCCGAAGACCGCACAAAAATCAGCGCAATTTTAACACAACTGCGCCGTCCAATTTCCGAAATTCAGCTCAAACAAAACTGGGGTTCCCTGCGAGCCAAAAACCTGATCGAAAGCCATCAATCAGCTTACGAAGCCCTAGTCGCAGCTATGGAAAAAAGAGCAACCGTCGCTGAATGCTGCGACATCATCCAGCAAAATTTGTAG